The proteins below come from a single Cryptococcus neoformans var. neoformans JEC21 chromosome 14 sequence genomic window:
- a CDS encoding cytoplasm protein, putative, with protein sequence MDDKELEIPVEHSTAFGQLVTGPPGAGKSTYCHGLHQFLTAIGRPVHIINLDPAVPNPPYPCSINITELITLESVMEEYNLGPNGAMLYCIEFLEANFDWLVERLDEVLAEEGGNGYVVFDTPGQAELWTNHDSLKNVVEKLVKMDYRLAAVHLSDAHYITDASKFISVVLLALRAMLQMEMPHLNVLSKIDLISTYGELPFDLSYYTEVQDLSYLLGSLDSDPRTAKYHKLNKALVELIEGFSLVGFQTLAVEDKESMLNIVRLVDKMTGYIFIPSGDLEGTNAINTQALFGSAMSSAKLTGRAGGDVRDVQERWMDNKEAWDEWEKKEWKREAEIRAQMGTGIPEGMKGGEDAESTGI encoded by the exons ATGGACGACAAAGAACTCGAAATACCGGTAGAACATTCCACGGCTTTCGGTCAGCTCGTGACGGGTCCCCCGGGAGCGGGTAAATCGACCTATTGTCATGGCTTACATCAG TTCCTTACAGCCATCGGTAGACCAGTGCATATCATCAACCTCGATCCTGCAGTCCCAAACCCTCCGTATCCATGCTCTATAAACATCACGGAACTCATCACACTCGAAAGTGTTATGGAGGAATACAATCTAGGACCGAATGGGGCGATGCTTTATTGTATAGAATTCTTAGAGGCCAATTTTGACTGGCTAGTGGAGAGGCTGGATGAGGTCTTGGCTGAAGAGGGGGGGAATGGATATGTGGTGTTTGATACGCCGGGTCAAGCAGAGTTATGGACGAACCATGATAGTTTGAAGAACGTGGTCGAAAAGTTGGTCAAGATGGACTATAGA CTAGCGGCTGTGCATCTCAGCGACGCGCACTACATAACAGATGCCTCAAAATTCATCTCTGTAGTTTTGCTAGCTCTTCGGGCGATGCTGCAAATGGAAATGCCGCATTTGAATGTGCTCAGCAAAATAGATTTGATATCAACTTATGGAGAGCTCC CGTTCGACTTGAGCTATTACACAGAAGTCCAAGATCTGTCATACTTACTGGGCAGTCTGGATTCAGACCCTCGAACAGCAAAGTACCACAAGTTAAATAAAGCGTTGGTAGAGCTTATAGAAGGCTTTTCATTAGTCGGATTTCAAACCCTCGCTGTTGAG GACAAAGAATCAATGCTTAATATCGTCCGTCTTGTCGATAAGATGACGGGCTACATATTTATTCCGTCTGGCGACCTCGAAGGAACCAACGCCATCAATACCCAAGCTCTGTTTGGTAGTGCCATGTCGTCGGCGAAGCTTACAGGAAGAGCAGGCGGGGACGTAAGAGATGTTcaggagagatggatggataacaaggaggcttgggatgaatgggagaagaaagaatggaagagagaagcaGAGATAAGAGCCCAGATGGGCACTGGAATACCAGAAGGGATGAAAGGCGGTGAAGATGCGGAAAGTACAGGTATATGA